The following proteins are co-located in the Saccharomycodes ludwigii strain NBRC 1722 chromosome V, whole genome shotgun sequence genome:
- the IPA1 gene encoding putative polyadenylation protein (similar to Saccharomyces cerevisiae YJR141W | Important for PolyAdenylation): MAYLAEYLPRIGIVQISFTDNYELDHITEKQVLMKNGETFNLPHQVILDPGNDATSKNVKSLVNEKVISIRCKAVGGARLKSSANHSTLCFYEKWNSIELKKLHGFFLVCNNCQEKVLDSIYYDKIYDLPSENWTELMDLWHCHKPDENVNFFYQSSMNNLIPANKELFIGESYFLINNSNACLIKGKLIECKKCFSELGMLSANGYKFNKWNLCLINNSTGELSYFRPYEFVVQNIMQHVKSMGVRRFKLITRDGKSIFLWCFDIGTTVLINNEILMENCIKILYKDEDSSEKHAEEEITVPKECFDDFMSYLILVNSKLPDPSFLGWRLSYINYIS; this comes from the coding sequence ATGGCATATTTGGCTGAATACCTTCCTAGAATTGGAATTGTACAAATTTCTTTCACAGATAATTACGAACTTGATCATATAACTGAAAAACAagttttaatgaaaaatggcGAAACGTTTAATTTACCTCATCAAGTAATTTTGGATCCCGGCAATGATGCTACCTccaaaaatgtaaaaagcTTGGTGAATGAAAAGGTAATTTCAATTAGATGTAAAGCTGTTGGAGGGGCAAGATTGAAAAGCTCTGCAAATCACTCGACTTTGTGTTTTTACGAAAAATGGAACAGTATAGAGTTGAAAAAGCTCCATGGCTTCTTTTTAGTTTGCAACAACTGTCAAGAAAAGGTATTAGATTCCATATATTATGACaaaatatatgatttaCCAAGCGAAAACTGGACAGAATTGATGGATCTATGGCACTGTCACAAACCTGATGAGAATgtcaactttttttatcaatctAGTATGAATAACTTAATACCTGCAAACAAAGAACTTTTCATTGGTGAATcctattttttaataaataactcAAATGcttgtttaataaaaggCAAACTTATAGAGTgcaaaaaatgtttttcgGAGTTAGGTATGCTCAGTGCAAATGgttataaatttaataaatggaACTTATGCctaattaataatagtaccGGTGAATTGTCGTATTTTAGACCTTATGAATTTGTAGTGCAGAATATAATGCAACATGTGAAATCCATGGGAGTTCGAAGATTTAAATTGATAACAAGAGACggaaaaagtatttttctATGGTGTTTTGATATTGGTACCACagttttaattaataatgaaatcCTAATGGAAAACTGTATTAAGATTTTATACAAAGACGAAGATAGTAGTGAAAAACACGCAGAGGAAGAAATAACGGTTCCAAAAGAGTGTTTTGACGATTTTATGTCGTATTTAATTCTAGTTAACTCGAAATTGCCCGATCCGTCTTTCTTGGGATGGAGACTTAGCTATATTAATTACATATCATGA
- the HIR3 gene encoding Hir3p (similar to Saccharomyces cerevisiae YJR140C | HIR3 | HIstone Regulation) — protein MSLFKALNLEDEVGTGNNTVQEQEEHTRELQVEQGFRIYDTALNFYKDKEYQKAKATFEDLFQLEILKPNYFGYYLYNSSTLDKLRYLCYRNRGFLYYECLTENYQNMQSEDIVEDILKCITDLLEALQHGTPDYQCTELLVDLFQAFKSKKLQRWILETELTRDSLISNSRTLLPQWKKFITKEQQILKETKDEVFSVFLENLFLKNKTNNNINNTSTYKINENINPLLLKISEMKAQDDKMIKELSIYEIIVEESSWDSLFIGFKALTPNNKLPIMPTKVNDSYSEVDESIESVKILVKNKKQKTPELVKKEDSKSAVTNKEEYSVQNTNKRSAEERIVQRVSKRVRERNNSSEKENNVNRIFLSEFNKSLKALGFDGIEEDLFLSENVPSTSEMAVAIKDFYDCLSNWSNKYVDILKQSSPEYNTQNSNELEEIVCILGTSAFGDEVNNAPMNVLHDQLLDEFISEVNQCHPHFQQLRIKLLFTLLSKHGSVCLVTDTLWSADMYEYVEYSVVLLEEDLFDLIVDCDNKYCLFAVSIIEILVNLFCRMTKELLKNSYPDQKKNELEENLTFISNKIERWDNFLRQHTSISRYQWAMLYFCQAFDQANDIQMIKSLESIKKKLKAEEISANCNYRYIPSLTTVNIENEISKINILKKFRDPENLNRAEKLNSLLKILNTTGNKENLNSEEIVLYNFIEKCPFIFKLQIWDIIFHYLITKGNAKDAEHSYFKLLAEIFGNIKSDRYKAMSPSQRRTVLIVTLNNLGRFTKYYTQILLDAPLVVLELDTCCTNLLFLVEAFRFFYSIIHYEMMCLKDSSMHSFFKKAEKSSQILKELFANIAAILSYCYYQCCIYKHVSDLEPLVCEFFSNFHQLIYSFGFCDSGLFLQLNEKIIYTFHSEITFDYLHQVLYCRYHVHITNSEHSQIELHNTKKSVMSKKNALALARFIVRYQYGDLNPMFGPLNKASSKQSLDMILEVIGQPNYESNYIISRNNCYFKKYLESPITVDLLRAALNGKLDIGIIYAEDPYQDYIKSNVFFVFAVQQLNIYKIRKKSMQARPSELDTVIMHLKSDIIFDSGKFESWFLLAKCYNYIVDDDMTWTSDKLIVFEKKKSISKFQRYSILCYMMAISLCLQKMPNAIIGANKENLFLLCEMLEALGSSLTMGYLKPMEGLCFKRETMKALFMDEEGHVYVNGPSENQLISDYNIKKGIILSYEMANKTLLATPQMKGNLLWEIPYHFAKANFKFGAVFDEYKEQLLRSCRLSWDIKTQKNEHILEPHYFLIVCCYKLVKREEISIETALAYLSEDNFVFQKGDEFWKGNEDTKEVFYEKCIELLQVIIHLDKKKWYHRPKYKIAKILFEDLSQLDKALTQLEELVNAKNVNKNLVTIWKPDFERPGKHFVYTTEYIVFYIELLFCKNDIKGISQVLKKIKKFGSGMLNMNAVQEKASRLYCQCVQSTYQINDKEYVEQWLPTVNFKVFNVISQKVYEDFDIKIYDAQLLEVFLESVNLKKGTIIFDGICIGLYIKYFYGLVLVQNQELEDSILQASETQQSEGHGSIGNRKRVSKKDIFDRINPLVVKINDLLNKKGRIE, from the coding sequence ATGTCTTTATTCAAGGCATTAAATTTAGAAGATGAGGTTGGTACCGGAAATAATACAGTCCAAGAACAAGAGGAACATACTAGAGAACTTCAAGTTGAGCAAGGTTTTAGGATCTATGACACTGCTTTAAATTTCTACAAAGATAAAGAGTATCAAAAGGCTAAAGCTACTTTTGAAGATCTATTCCAATTGGAGAttttaaaaccaaattATTTTGGTTACTATTTATACAATTCATCGACATTAGACAAGTTGAGATATCTATGTTATAGAAACAGAGGTTTTTTATACTATGAGTGTTTAACTGAAAATTACCAAAACATGCAATCGGAAGATATTGTAGAAGATATCTTAAAATGCATCACTGATCTATTAGAGGCGTTGCAACATGGAACTCCAGATTATCAATGTACCGAACTATTGGTAGATTTATTTCAAGCctttaaaagtaaaaaattacaacGTTGGATCCTAGAAACCGAATTGACAAGGGATAGCCTCATATCAAATTCAAGAACATTGTTGCCTcaatggaaaaaatttattacaaaaGAACAGCAAATCTTAAAAGAGACTAAGGATGAGGTATTTTCcgtttttttggaaaatctttttctaaaaaacaaaaccaaCAATAACATAAACAACACTTCAacttataaaattaatgaaaatataaatccATTGTTGCTAAAAATCAGCGAAATGAAAGCACAAGATGATAAAATGATCAAGGAACTTTCCATCTACGAAATTATTGTTGAAGAAAGTTCATGGGATTCACTTTTTATTGGTTTTAAAGCTTTGActccaaataataaactacCGATTATGCCAACTAAAGTAAATGATTCATACTCTGAAGTTGACGAATCTATTGAGTCAGTAAAGATTTTGGTCAAAAATAAGAAGCAAAAAACGCCTGAACTTGTAAAAAAGGAGGATAGCAAATCTGCTGTAACAAACAAAGAGGAGTATTCTGTTCAAAACACAAACAAAAGGTCTGCAGAAGAAAGAATAGTTCAAAGGGTTAGCAAACGAGTTCGTGAACGAAACAACAGTTctgagaaagaaaataatgtGAATCGTATATTTTTGTCagaatttaataaatcattgAAAGCTTTGGGCTTTGATGGTATTGAGGAGGACCTTTTTTTGTCAGAAAATGTTCCCTCAACATCAGAAATGGCAGTGGCCATCAAAGATTTTTACGATTGTTTATCAAATTGGTCGAATAAATATGTGGACATATTAAAACAATCTTCTCCGGAATACAATACACAAAATTCGAATGAGCTTGAAGAAATCGTGTGTATCTTAGGAACAAGTGCTTTTGGTGATGAAGTTAATAATGCGCCAATGAATGTGTTACATGACCAACTTTTAGATGAATTTATTTCTGAAGTAAACCAATGTCACCCGCACTTTCAGCAGCTAAGAATAAAGCTACTGTTTACATTACTAAGCAAACATGGTTCTGTGTGTCTTGTAACAGACACGCTTTGGTCAGCTGATATGTATGAATATGTAGAATATTCTGTTGTGCTTTTGGAAGAAGATTTATTTGATCTTATTGTCGACTGTGACAATAAATACTGTTTGTTTGCTGTTTCTATAATTGAAATATTAgtaaatttgttttgtaGAATGACAAAagaattgttaaaaaatagCTATCCAgaccaaaagaaaaatgaacTTGAAGAGAACTTAACTTTTATTTCGAATAAGATTGAGAGATGGGACAATTTTTTACGGCAACATACAAGTATATCCCGGTATCAATGGGCAATGTTATACTTTTGTCAGGCATTTGATCAAGCAAACGACATACAGATGATTAAAAGTTTGGAAagcataaaaaaaaaattgaaagcTGAAGAAATATCGGCTAATTGTAATTATAGGTACATACCCAGTTTAACGACCgttaatattgaaaatgagatatctaaaataaatattctCAAGAAATTTCGCGACCCAGAGAATCTAAATCGAGCTGAGAAGTTGAACTCTTTACTAAAGATTTTGAATACAACCGGcaacaaagaaaatttgaatTCTGAGGAAATAGttctttataattttattgagAAATGTccgtttatttttaagctTCAAATATGGGATATCATATTccattatttaataacaaaaggTAATGCTAAAGATGCTGAACACAGTTACTTTAAACTTTTAGCAgaaatttttggaaatattaaGTCTGATAGATACAAAGCTATGAGTCCATCACAAAGGCGTACAGTTTTGATAGTAACATTAAACAATCTTGGCAGATTTACAAAATACTATACacaaattttattagaCGCACCTTTAGTTGTTTTAGAGTTGGATACTTGTTGTACGAATTTGCTATTTTTGGTTGAAGCTTTCCGTTTCTTCTATTCTATTATTCATTATGAAATGATGTGCCTCAAAGACTCTAGTATGCACTCTTTTTTCAAGAAAGCTGAAAAATCTTCTcagattttaaaagaattgtTCGCCAACATTGCAGCCATTCTAAGTTACTGCTATTATCAATGTTGTATCTATAAACATGTTTCCGATTTAGAACCTCTAGTCTGCGAATTTTTTAGCAATTTTCACCAACTGATCTATTCGTTTGGTTTTTGTGATTCaggattatttttacagCTCAATgagaaaattatatatactttCCACTCAGAAATTACATTCGATTATCTTCACCAAGTTTTATACTGCAGGTACCATGTCCATATTACCAATTCCGAACATTCTCAAATTGAGTTAcataatactaaaaaatCTGTTAtgtccaaaaaaaatgcctTGGCATTGGCTCGGTTTATCGTAAGATACCAATATGGAGACTTGAATCCAATGTTTGGCCCATTAAACAAAGCAAGTTCTAAACAGTCTTTAGACATGATTTTGGAGGTTATTGGACAACCCAATTATGAATCCAACTATATCATATCCAGAAAcaattgttattttaaaaaatatttagagAGCCCAATAACTGTGGATTTGCTAAGAGCGGCACTTAATGGAAAATTAGATATTGGTATAATATATGCTGAGGATCCATATCAAGATTACATTAAATcgaatgttttttttgtatttgcTGTACAACAGctcaatatatataaaataagaaagaaaagcaTGCAAGCTCGACCATCAGAGTTGGACACAGTTATCATGCATTTAAAATCagatataatttttgataGCGGAAAATTTGAATCATGGTTTTTATTGGCAAAGTGTTACAATTATATCGTTGATGACGATATGACATGGACATCAGATaaattaattgtttttgaaaagaaaaaaagtatttcgAAATTTCAGAGGTATTCTATTTTATGTTATATGATGGCTATCAGTTTGTGTCTACAAAAAATGCCTAATGCTATTATAGGAGCAAATAAAGAGAATCTATTCTTACTCTGTGAAATGCTAGAAGCCTTGGGTTCTAGTTTAACTATGGGTTATTTAAAACCCATGGAAGGTTTGTGCTTTAAGCGTGAAACTATGAAAGCATTATTTATGGATGAAGAAGGTCATGTATATGTGAATGGGCCAAGTGAAAACCAACTAATCTCGGATTacaacattaaaaaaggtATAATTCTGTCCTATGAAATGGCAAATAAAACACTTTTGGCAACGCCACAGATGAAGGGCAATTTGTTGTGGGAAATCCCATACCATTTTGCCAAAgcaaatttcaaatttggTGCTGTATTTGACGAATATAAAGAGCAATTGTTACGGTCGTGCAGACTATCTTGGGATATTAAGACACAGAAAAATGAGCACATATTAGAACCGCATTACTTTTTAATTGTCTGCTGTTACAAGTTGGTTAAGAGAGAGGAAATATCAATAGAAACTGCATTGGCCTATTTATCTGAGGACAATTTTGTGTTCCAAAAGGGAGATGAGTTTTGGAAAGGCAATGAAGATACAAAAGAAGTTTTTTATGAAAAGTGTATTGAGTTATTACAAGTTATTATTCATttggacaaaaaaaagtggtATCATAGaccaaaatataaaattgctaaaattttattcGAAGATTTATCTCAGTTGGACAAAGCTTTAACCCAGTTGGAAGAGTTGGTAAACGCAAAGAATGTGAACAAGAATTTAGTGACCATTTGGAAACCAGATTTCGAAAGGCCTGGTAAACACTTTGTGTATACGACCGAATACATTGTTTTTTACATTgaacttttattttgtaaaaacGATATTAAGGGAATCTCTCAagtgttgaaaaaaataaaaaaatttggatcGGGAATGTTAAACATGAATGCAGTTCAAGAAAAGGCATCAAGGCTATATTGTCAATGTGTTCAATCTACTTATCAAATAAATGATAAGGAATATGTTGAGCAATGGTTGCCAACGGTCAATTTTAAGGTTTTTAATGTAATTTCACAAAAAGTTTACGAAGATtttgatataaaaatatatgatgCACAACTATTAGAAGTCTTTTTAGAATCtgtaaatttaaaaaagggGACGATTATATTTGATGGGATATGTATTGGactatatattaaatatttttatgggCTTGTTCTAGTACAAAACCAAGAATTGGAGGATTCTATTTTGCAAGCAAGTGAAACACAACAATCTGAAGGCCATGGCAGTATTGGTAATCGGAAGAGAGTGAGTAAAAAGGATATATTTGATAGAATAAACCCGTTGGtggtgaaaataaatgatttgctgaataaaaaaggaaggaTAGAGTGA
- the PMT4 gene encoding dolichyl-phosphate-mannose-protein mannosyltransferase (similar to Saccharomyces cerevisiae YJR143C | PMT4 | Protein O-MannosylTransferase) has translation MGLNHRKKSPIPSAKPVQNNQINIDDDSKNKYIKKKSSYDYLATKYLLQSPPDSQSTYNLYCGIVTLIAFIARFYLINYPKEVVFDEVHFGKFASYYLERTYFFDLHPPFAKMLIAFIGYILGYDGKFKFDEIGMSYDTNPAPYIAYRSLNAIMGTLTVTFMFNTLKELNFKAITCALGAFLVAVDNAHVTETRLILLDATLIFSIASSIYCFVRFYKEQLREAFTKAWFLWLYLTGISLSFVTSTKYVGILTFATIGIAIVFNLWQLFDIKAGLTLKEFSKHFLIRLHALIVVPFIIYLFWFYVHFSILTKSGPGDEFMSPEFQETLGESPLARDSRDLNYFDVITLKHLSTDAFLHSHLANYPLRYEDGRISSQGQQVTGYSFEDVNNEWEVVPTKELPAKLGQPVAFNDVIRLRHIATNTYLLGHDVASPLYPTNEEITTVPPESANGENFQETLFRLEPLNKNEEGTPIRTKASRFRVIHVDTNVALWTHNDVLLPDWGFDQQEVNGNKKITDPENTWFFDQIINIPPERDVSIKKTIKPMNFFRKWWEAQTKMFYHNNHLTSEHPFASDPQSWPGSLSGVSFWNKDQERKQIYFIGNIIGWWAEIATLSLFCGIVLADVLTRRRSVYTLGKIPRARLYGPLMFLFIGWSCHFLPFFLMSRQKFLHHYLPAHMIAAMFTAALIEWGFTNNKSLDSSKDEELPEVPYEEHPAIKVKKLTFVFVILALAVFAFFIYFSPLVYGNVSLTPAEAKARQWLNIELHFTK, from the coding sequence atggGTCTTAATCATCGTAAAAAAAGCCCTATCCCATCGGCCAAACCAGTCCAAAATAACCAAATAAACATTGACGATgattctaaaaataaatatataaagaaaaaaagcagTTATGATTATTTAGCCACCAAGTATTTGTTGCAATCACCACCTGATTCTCAATCGACCTATAACCTCTATTGTGGCATTGTCACCTTAATTGCCTTTATTGCAAGATTTTACCTGATTAATTATCCCAAAGAAGTTGTCTTTGATGAAGTTCATTTTGGTAAATTTGCTTCCTACTATTTGGAAAgaacttatttttttgatttacaTCCTCCATTTGCCAAGATGTTAATTGCCTTTATAGGTTACATTTTGGGTTATGACGgaaaattcaaatttgATGAAATTGGTATGAGTTACGATACCAATCCGGCTCCATATATTGCTTACCGTTCATTAAATGCTATTATGGGTACTTTAACTGTGACCTTTATGTTTAACACTTTGAAAGAATTGAATTTCAAAGCAATTACATGCGCGTTAGGTGCATTTTTAGTGGCTGTGGATAACGCTCATGTTACAGAAACCAGATTAATCTTATTAGATGCAACtttgattttttctattGCAAGTTCAATCTATTGTTTTGTTCGTTTTTACAAAGAACAACTAAGGGAAGCTTTCACTAAAGCTTGGTTCTTGTGGTTGTATTTAACCGGTATTTCTTTATCATTTGTTACTTCCACTAAATACGTCGGTATTCTAACCTTTGCCACAATAGGTATTGCtatagtttttaatttatggCAGTTGTTTGATATTAAAGCTGGTTTAACTTTAAAGgaattttcaaaacacTTTTTGATTAGACTACACGCTTTGATTGTTGTTCCATTTATTATCTACTTGTTTTGGTTTTATGTTCATTTCtcaatattaacaaaatcCGGCCCAGGTGATGAATTCATGAGCCCAGAATTCCAAGAAACTCTAGGCGAATCTCCATTAGCAAGGGATTCAAGGGATTTGAACTATTTTGATGTCATTACTCTTAAACATTTAAGTACGGATGCGTTTTTACATTCCCACTTAGCTAATTACCCATTACGTTATGAGGATGGTCGTATCTCGTCACAAGGTCAACAAGTTACTGGTTATAGTTTTGAAGATGTAAACAATGAGTGGGAGGTCGTCCCAACAAAGGAACTACCAGCTAAACTGGGTCAACCAGTTGCATTTAACGATGTAATTAGACTAAGACATATTGCCACTAACACATATTTGTTGGGACACGATGTTGCTTCTCCATTGTATCCTACCAATGAGGAAATTACCACCGTTCCTCCAGAAAGCGCTAATGGCGAGAATTTCCAAGAGACTTTGTTCCGGTTAGAAccattgaataaaaatgaagaagGTACTCCTATCAGAACAAAAGCATCAAGATTTAGAGTTATTCACGTAGACACTAACGTTGCCTTATGGACACATAACGATGTTTTATTACCTGATTGGGGTTTCGACCAACAGGAAGTcaatggaaataaaaaaatcacaGATCCTGAAAATACTTGGTTCTTTGATCAAATAATCAACATACCACCTGAAAGAGATGTTTCGATTAAAAAGACTATAAAGCCAATGAACTTTTTCCGTAAATGGTGGGAAGCCCAAACTAAAATGTTCTACCATAACAACCACTTAACTTCAGAGCATCCATTTGCCTCTGATCCACAATCATGGCCAGGTTCTTTGTCGGGTGTTTCATTCTGGAATAAAGATCAAGAAAGGAAACAAATTTACTTCATTGGTAATATCATTGGCTGGTGGGCCGAAATTGCTACATTGTCTTTGTTCTGTGGTATTGTTCTCGCAGATGTCCTCACCAGACGCCGTTCAGTTTATACTCTGGGCAAAATTCCAAGAGCTAGACTTTATGGTCCattaatgtttttattcattGGCTGGTCCTGCCATTTtttgccattttttttgatgagTCGTCAAAAGTTTTTACATCATTATTTACCAGCACATATGATTGCTGCTATGTTTACTGCTGCTTTAATTGAATGGGGTttcactaataataaatctttagATAGCTCAAAGGATGAAGAGTTACCAGAGGTACCATATGAAGAACACCCAGCAATCAAAGTGAAAAAGTTgacttttgtttttgtgaTTTTGGCACTTGCTGTATTTgccttttttatatatttttcaccTTTAGTTTATGGTAATGTTAGCTTAACTCCAGCTGAAGCTAAGGCAAGACAATGGTTGAACATTGAATTACATTTCACAAAATAA
- a CDS encoding uncharacterized protein (similar to Saccharomyces cerevisiae YJR142W | 8-oxo-dGTP diphosphatase of the Nudix hydrolase family): MSKVENKNNRQVLVRTPEDIKENFTYLDIITRVDNFPVDYFKYTSFNKHVYQLKAHDDTFEMGFVLHFVIELMQKECSTLFHQTFELNDSSRVIKFKSPSFSERNKLIMEIGMELRRKDSLNCLRGWRNELYVVYDTKKSPYLLIERALSGVFGVVTYGIHCNGYLRDPEAGIKFWIPRRSASKATWPLMYDNIVAGGLGYPFGIMETLYKECGEEASFSKEIVQSYSKSVGVVSYFDYGQNILKDKYDSEASFITGEFEYLFDMELPASVIPKPNDEEVDSFGLYTLQETIDLLKTGNFKPNCALITVEFLIRHGYITPENEPNYAKIVNKIHRTLPFPTN; this comes from the coding sequence atgagTAAAGTagagaataaaaataatcgaCAAGTACTGGTCAGGACACCAGaagatattaaagaaaactTTACTTATTTGGATATAATCACTAGGGTTGATAACTTTCCTgttgattattttaaatatacttCCTTTAATAAACATGTTTATCAGTTAAAAGCACATGATGATACTTTTGAAATGGGGTTTGTTTTACACTTTGTGATCGAACTAATGCAAAAAGAATGCAGTACATTGTTTCATCAAACTTTCGAATTGAATGATTCATCAAGAgtcattaaatttaaaagccCAAGTTTTTCTGAAAGAAACAAATTGATAATGGAAATTGGTATGGAATTAAGACGTAAAGACTCATTGAATTGTTTAAGGGGATGGAGAAATGAGTTATATGTCGTTTATGATACCAAAAAAAGTCCTTATTTGTTAATCGAACGGGCCTTATCAGGTGTGTTCGGAGTTGTTACCTATGGAATTCATTGTAATGGCTATCTGCGTGATCCTGAGGCGGGTATAAAGTTTTGGATACCTAGAAGGTCAGCTAGTAAAGCAACTTGGCCCTTGATGTATGATAATATTGTAGCTGGGGGATTAGGTTATCCTTTTGGTATCATGGAAACTTTGTATAAAGAATGTGGCGAGGAGGCTAGCTTTTCAAAAGAGATTGTACAAAGTTATAGTAAATCAGTTGGGGTTGTGtcatattttgattatggccaaaatatattaaaagataaatatgaTTCAGAGGCATCTTTTATCACAGGTGAATTTGAGTATCTTTTTGATATGGAATTGCCGGCTTCTGTAATACCTAAACCTAATGATGAAGAGGTTGATAGCTTTGGATTATACACTTTGCAAGAGACCATTGATTTATTGAAAACCGGAAACTTTAAACCAAATTGTGCTTTGATAACGGTTGAATTTCTAATAAGACATGGTTATATTACTCCCGAAAACGAACCAAACTATGCAAAAATTGTTAACAAGATCCATAGAACCTTACCATTTCCAACTAATtaa
- the PPX1 gene encoding exopolyphosphatase (similar to Saccharomyces cerevisiae YHR201C | PPX1 | exopolyphosphatase): MTLSLIGYLKFLRGTYLRDFSGASLTIVCGNQSADLDSVVSSLAYAYLNYVKYPQIPIIPIINIPKQDLKLRKDIIYVLNKTENIASENDLFFIEDIQQLKSHFKGVNIEAILVDHNKPQGQANDIIDSVIGIIDHHEDMKISRENIKKFNGPDIIQVAGSCSSLVTNYWVKQLGNVDALKPISELCLSAVLIDTANMKFKVETPDIEALKVYKATLPPTYGIEQFYTDIKKNKDNLDGLSLYDIVRKDYKEFNFEYKNKNVLLNVGIAAIVKPVPWLLTKFGIEDFQKTSSEFGKHLDVFIILTSFNNSKGQYEREFLIMGSKNEILDQIQDKLADKLELRKVSNVVPAVLNVRLFNQLNTKASRKQIAPYIEEALCS; the protein is encoded by the coding sequence atgacTCTAAGTTTAATAGGTTATTTGAAATTTCTAAGAGGCACTTATTTAAGAGACTTTAGTGGGGCTTCCTTAACTATTGTTTGTGGTAACCAAAGTGCAGATTTGGATTCCGTTGTTTCATCTTTAGCTTATGCCTACTTAAATTATGTTAAATATCCTCAAATCCCAATAATACCTATTATCAACATACCAAAACAAGACTTAAAATTGAGAAAAGATATCAtttatgttttaaataaaactgaAAATATTGCCAGTGAAAatgatttgtttttcattgaAGATATCCAACAGTTAAAGTCACATTTTAAAGGGGTGAATATTGAAGCAATTCTAGTTGATCACAACAAACCACAAGGACAGGCAAACGACATTATTGATAGcgttattggtattatagACCACCACGAAGACATGAAGATTTCACGGgaaaatattaagaaaTTTAATGGGCCAGATATTATCCAAGTTGCTGGTTCTTGCTCTTCTTTAGTCACAAATTATTGGGTCAAACAGTTGGGTAATGTTGATGCTTTAAAACCAATTTCTGAATTATGCTTGTCTGCTGTCTTGATTGATACAGCTAATATGAAGTTTAAAGTTGAGACACCAGATATTGAAGCTTTGAAAGTCTACAAAGCCACTTTACCCCCTACCTACGGCATTGAACAGTTCTATAccgatattaaaaaaaataaagataatttGGATGGTTTATCATTATATGATATAGTGAGAAAAGACTACAaagaatttaattttgaatataaaaacaaaaatgtaTTGTTAAATGTTGGTATTGCAGCAATAGTTAAGCCCGTCCCATGGTTGCTTACTAAATTTGGGATCGAAGATTTCCAAAAGACCAGTTCTGAATTTGGCAAACATTTggatgtttttattattctgaccagttttaataattcaaagGGTCAATATGAGAGGGAATTCTTAATTATGGGatcaaaaaatgaaattttgGATCAGATTCAGGACAAACTTGCCGACAAATTGGAATTAAGAAAAGTAAGCAATGTGGTGCCAGCTGTTTTGAATGTAAGATTGTTCAATCAATTAAACACCAAAGCTAGCAGAAAACAAATAGCACCATATATAGAAGAGGCGCTGTGCTCATGA